One Mycobacterium paraseoulense genomic window, CGGCGACGCTGCCGGAGTCGCTGTCGTCGCTGCCCGGGTGCTGGCTGCTGGTCGGTGCGGACGCGATGCGGCGCGACGTCGATTTGGTTGTCACCGTTGATGTTCCGAGCGTCAAGCGGCTGGGCGCGTTGAGCGGCCTGGCCCGCCGGGGCCAGGAGTTGCTGGTGATCGACCACCACGCCTCCAACGAGGAGTTCGGGACCGCCAACTTCGTTGACGTGTCGGCGGATTCGACCACGATGATGATCGCCGACATCCTCGACGCCTGGGACAAGCCCATCGACCCCGACGTCGCGCACTGCATCTACGCCGGGCTGACGACCGACACCGGATCGTTCCGCTGGGCCAGTGCCCGCGCCCTTCGGCTGGCGGCCCGGCTGGTCGACACCGGCGTCGACAACGCGGCGATCAGCCGAACGCTGATGGACAGCCACCCCTTCACCTGGTTGCCGCTGCTGTCCCGCGTGCTGGGCTCGGCGCAGTTGCTGCCCGACGCGGTGGGCGGCCGTGGGCTGGTGTACGCCGTTGTCGGACACCACGACTGGGTGACTTCGCGCCCCGAGGAAGTCGAAAGCATCGTCGACGTCGTGCGCACCACGCAGCAGGCCGAGGTGGCCGCGGTGTTCAAGGAGGTCGAACCGCAGCAGTGGTCGGTGTCCATGCGC contains:
- a CDS encoding DHH family phosphoesterase codes for the protein MTAIDPKTEVAGAGARVDVWGAVELLSNAETVAVLAHVHPDADTIGAGLALGLVLDRCGKRVEVGFAEPATLPESLSSLPGCWLLVGADAMRRDVDLVVTVDVPSVKRLGALSGLARRGQELLVIDHHASNEEFGTANFVDVSADSTTMMIADILDAWDKPIDPDVAHCIYAGLTTDTGSFRWASARALRLAARLVDTGVDNAAISRTLMDSHPFTWLPLLSRVLGSAQLLPDAVGGRGLVYAVVGHHDWVTSRPEEVESIVDVVRTTQQAEVAAVFKEVEPQQWSVSMRAKAHVDLAAVASAFGGGGHRLAAGYSTSGPIDDVVASLRTALG